One Mus musculus strain C57BL/6J chromosome X, GRCm38.p6 C57BL/6J DNA window includes the following coding sequences:
- the Armcx5 gene encoding armadillo repeat-containing X-linked protein 5, with amino-acid sequence MIGSKTKRKAREESGASSKPGTNSPANAKGKAKNQTTKAVKAEPKEEWGNQAEARDEAVARTQPAISTEPKTVTWKVKKKKDKTNARVMAQAKTELPAGPALVPHTKSDALPTSVVITVTKSEVKIDTGIEASLKGAAKATDKRSIKQKPEIKKEVCVKSRAGDKAKEVCVKSSAGDKAKEVCVKSRAGDKAKEVCVKSRAGDKASIVINTTDEDEDYVCSWFWTGEEPSVGSWFWPKEENPLQVYQPPPKVEEEPEPPDTFDYALKKKAAAWLRGRFIVLVPIEEPQPSLPPDGNWTLVATLIETPLGIRPLTKIPPYGGPYFQTLADLKNQIREKEKYGPNPNTCRCKSRTFSLEPVDFDKLVALLKLTRDPFIHEIATMIMGISPAYPFTQDIVHDVGITVMIENFVNNPNAKKYPRTLNINANPDAPEEVKETEAHVNKVCRDILCCPLNCSVQVEELKLLVSLSVKFDYHHVVIYYVRYFISLLNKGSVKIKFQILRVLLCLSKNQANTRELISAEVMSSLVALFHKNESKANILHIIEIFENINFQFKKRAKLFTKEMFTKSELISIFREAKEFDQKLQDLTDHSDPDVRDKVIRLILKL; translated from the coding sequence ATGATTGGCTCTAAAACTAAAAGGAAAGCTAGAGAAGAGTCTGGGGCTTCCTCAAAACCTGGAACCAATAGCCCTGCCAATGCTAAAGGAAAAGCCAAGAATCAGACCACTAAAGCCGTTAAGGCAGAACCAAAAGAAGAATGGGGGAACCAGGCTGAGGCTAGGGATGAAGCAGTGGCCAGGACACAGCCAGCCATTTCCACTGAGCCCAAGACTGTGACctggaaagtaaaaaaaaagaaagataagacTAATGCTAGAGTCATGGCTCAGGCTAAGACAGAACTCCCGGCAGGGCCTGCTTTAGTGCCTCACACCAAGTCAGATGCTCTGCCTACATCTGTGGTCATTACTGTAACCAAGTCTGAAGTCAAGATTGACACTGGAATTGAGGCATCTCTCAAGGGCGCTGCCAAGGCTACTGATAAGCGCAGTATTAAGCAGAAGCCTGAGATAAAGAAAGAGGTCTGTGTCAAATCCAGGGCTGGGGACAAAGCTAAAGAGGTCTGTGTCAAATCCAGTGCTGGAGACAAAGCTAAAGAGGTCTGTGTCAAATCCAGGGCTGGGGACAAAGCTAAAGAGGTCTGTGTCAAATCCAGGGCTGGGGACAAAGCTAGTATTGTCATCAACACCACTGATGAGGATGAAGATTATGTGTGTTCCTGGTTTTGGACTGGAGAAGAGCCTAGTGTAGGGTCCTGGTTCTGGCCTAAAGAAGAAAATCCTCTTCAAGTTTATCAGCCCCCACCAAAGGTTGAAGAAGAACCTGAACCCCCAGATACATTCgactatgctttaaaaaaaaaagctgcagcATGGTTAAGGGGCAGGTTTATTGTCCTGGTCCCCATTGAGGAACCGCAGCCATCTTTACCTCCAGATGGGAACTGGACTCTGGTTGCAACCTTAATTGAAACTCCCCTGGGTATTCGACCTTTGACCAAGATCCCACCTTATGGGGGACCTTACTTCCAGACTTTAGCCGATTTAAAAAACCAAATCCGGGAAAAAGAGAAGTATGGACCCAATCCAAATACCTGCCGCTGTAAATCCCGCACCTTTAGTTTAGAGCCTGTTGACTTTGATAAGCTCGTTGCCCTACTTAAGTTAACGAGGGATCCGTTTATTCATGAGATAGCTACAATGATAATGGGGATCAGTCCTGCTTACCCATTTACTCAAGATATTGTTCACGATGTTGGTATTACTGTTATGATTGAAAATTTTGTCAATAATCCAAATGCTAAGAAATACCCTAGAACTTTAAATATAAATGCCAACCCTGATGCCCCCGAAGAAGTGAAAGAGACCGAAGCACATGTAAATAAAGTTTGTAGGGACATACTCTGTTGTCCTTTGAACTGCTCTGTGCAAGTGGAGGAGCTAAAGCTGTTAGTGAGCTTGAGTGTGAAATTTGATTATCACCACGTGGTTATCTATTATGTTCGTTATTTCATCTCACTGTTAAACAAAGGAAGTGTCAAAATCAAGTTTCAGATTTTAAGAGTCCTTTTGTGCTTGTCAAAAAATCAAGCGAATACAAGAGAACTGATCAGTGCTGAAGTAATGTCCTCACTGGTCGCTCTCTTTCACAAGAATGAGTCAAAAGCTAATATTCTTCATATCATTGAAATATTTGAGAATATAAATTTCCAATTCAAAAAAAGGGCAAAACTGTTTACTAAGGAAATGTTCACTAAATCTGAACTTATTTCCATATTCCGGGAGGCAAAAGAGTTTGACCAGAAACTCCAAGACTTAACAGACCACAGTGACCCTGATGTGAGAGATAAAGTTATCCGATTAATACTCAAACTCTGA